The DNA sequence GGCAGGAAACCTGAACAACCACTATTCGTATTACTACGACCAGCTGAACCGGCTGACCTCCGCAGGGGCAACAACAGGGAACAATGAAACCGGGATAACCTATGATATGATGGGTAATATCACGGCATTGAAGCGGGACAAAGCCAATACCCCGGTAGACCAGTTGAGCTATACCTATACTACGGGTACCAATACCCTGCAAAGCGTAACAGATGCAACAGCAAACGATTATGGGCAAATGCATGGAACAACGAGTTATACCTATGACGGTAACGGCAACCTGCTCACCGACAACAGCAAAGGGATCACCGGTATCAGCTATAACCTGCTGAACCTGCCACAGGCGATCACGGGCAAGAGTACCACCTATACGTATGACGCTACAGGACAAAAACTAAGCAGGCTGATCAATACGGCCAAGACGGATTATATATCAGGGATCCAGTATGACGGTACATCGGCGTCATCTACGATCACCTTTATCCAGACAGAAGAAGGAAGAGCTTTACCAAAAGATGCCACAAGCTACAATTATGAATACAGCCTGACAGACCATTTGGGTAACAGCAGGGTGAACTTTGACACGGGCACGGGTACCACCCGTCAGGTACAGGTAGATGATTACTATGCGTTTGGTATGGAGATCAGCACAAGTGTAGCCAGCCCGAAAAATGAGTACCTTTACAATAAGAAGGAATTACAGGAGAACCTGGGCTTATATGATTATGGTGCAAGGTTCTATGATCCAGTGATTGCAAGATGGACATCTATTGATCCGCTGGCGGAGAAAGGGAGAAGGTGGAGCCCTTATGTTTACGGGGAGGACGATCCAATAGGGAAAATAGATCCTGATGGGATGGAGGTAGAGTTTGCAAAAGGTACTTCAAGGCAAGATAAAAAGGAGTATATGAAACGTCAAAGAGAATTAAATCGTAATTCAGAAACTGCCAAAAAACAATGGAAAGAGTTAAAGAAATCGGACAATGTTTTTACAATCCATCTTAATCAGAAAGATGGGGATCGAGAAGGTAGTCACGTTAATATGAAGGGAGACAAGGTTGATCCTAAAAAGGGTAATGGCGCAGACATTTTTATAAATCTGAACGAAAAATCACCAGATGGAGCCCCTCAATCTATAATTATTGGGCATGAACAAAAACATGCTATAGACATGAATAATGGAGTTAATTTTAAGGTAGAACCTGAATTTGGTTTGAAAGATAAGCCTATTGATATCCAAAACGCTATTTTCAAGGCAAATTTTGATACAAGAGCTGCCCAGGAAAAATCGGCAGGCCGAACCGAGAATTTAATTAGATCTGAATTTGATCCGACTCACAAAATTATTCCATTAAGGAAGACTTACGACTTAACCAAGCAGTCTATTAATAGCACCGGTTATTCCGAAACAACTGTACCAATAAACCTCATTGACGATGAAAAGAAGTAAATTACAAATTTATCAAGGGGTAATTTTGTTTATCGCATTTTGGGGATCGCCTTGTCTTTTGTTAGCCCAAGTAAATAATGAAGGAAGCGATAAAAAATGCTTTCTTGAAATTGTTCAAAAACCTCCCGTTGTTGTAAATAAACGAATAAATACTTTACTTGATTCTGGCTTTAATTTTGATATCATAAGAATACAAGAATCCGGGGATTATTCAGCAAATATAATCTTAAATAGAATATATAAAGTTAGTAATAAATGGGTTTACAAGAATGACGATAAGAATGCAATAATCATTCGGAATCCTGATTTATTGCGTCTACTAAAAGACTATACTGACGCTCCAATTGAAGAAAAACATATAATTAATGCTTGTTTGGATGATGTACATTCAACTATTTATACGCGTTATTATTATTATTATTTAGTTGCTGGAAAGATACAAAGGAGTTTGGTAAGTAATATTCCTGCTTTCAGGATAGATAATTTAAGTCAAAATGCACTTCTAACGATTTTTAAGAAACTTGACGAAGTTATATTGAGAACGCAAGCCGGTGAAAAGCTTAATTAACTT is a window from the Mucilaginibacter inviolabilis genome containing:
- a CDS encoding RHS repeat domain-containing protein gives rise to the protein AGNLNNHYSYYYDQLNRLTSAGATTGNNETGITYDMMGNITALKRDKANTPVDQLSYTYTTGTNTLQSVTDATANDYGQMHGTTSYTYDGNGNLLTDNSKGITGISYNLLNLPQAITGKSTTYTYDATGQKLSRLINTAKTDYISGIQYDGTSASSTITFIQTEEGRALPKDATSYNYEYSLTDHLGNSRVNFDTGTGTTRQVQVDDYYAFGMEISTSVASPKNEYLYNKKELQENLGLYDYGARFYDPVIARWTSIDPLAEKGRRWSPYVYGEDDPIGKIDPDGMEVEFAKGTSRQDKKEYMKRQRELNRNSETAKKQWKELKKSDNVFTIHLNQKDGDREGSHVNMKGDKVDPKKGNGADIFINLNEKSPDGAPQSIIIGHEQKHAIDMNNGVNFKVEPEFGLKDKPIDIQNAIFKANFDTRAAQEKSAGRTENLIRSEFDPTHKIIPLRKTYDLTKQSINSTGYSETTVPINLIDDEKK